In Acidimicrobiales bacterium, the DNA window TTCGGTGGGGTCTGAGGGCGAACCGTTCGATCGCACGGGACGGAGGTCCATGTGAGCTGGGACTTCGAGACCGACCCCGAGTTCCAGCGGGAGCTCGACTGGGTCGACGAGTTCGTGCGCGAGGAGGTCGAGCCCGTCGACCAGGTGATCCGCCACGCCTGGGACATGGGCGACCCCGTGCGCATGCGGCTGATCCCGCCGCTCCAGGAGCAGGTCAGGGAGCGGAGCCTGTGGGGCGCCCACCTCGGCCCCCACCTGGGCGGCCAGGGGTACGGCCAGTTGAAGCTGGCGCTGCTCAACGAGATCCTGGGCCGCACCCACAGCGGCCCGATCGTGTTCGGCTGCCACGCGCCGGACTCCGGCAACGCGGAGATCCTCGCCACCTACGGCAGCGAGCGCCTGAAGAAGGAGTACCTCGAGCCGCTGCTGGCCAACGAGATCGTCTCCGCGTTCTCGATGACCGAGCCCCAGGGCGGCTCCGACCCGACCCAGTTCGTCACGAGGGCCGAGCTCGACGGCGACGAGTGGGTCATCAACGGCGAGAAGTGGTTCACGTCGCACGGCAACTTCGCCTCGTTCCTCGTCGTGGTGGCCGTGACCGACCCCGACGCCGACCCGTACCGCCGCATGTCGATGTTCGTGGTCCCGTCGGACACGCCGGGGATCGAGATCGTCCGCAACGTGCCCGTGTACGGGCACGGCGACCTCGGCACCCACTCCTACATCCGCTACCGCGACGTGCGGGTCCCGAGGGAGAACCTCCTCGGCGAGCGGGGTGCCGGCTTCGTCGTGGCCCAGACCCGCCTCGGCGGCGGGCGCATCCACCACGCCATGCGCACCGTCGGCCTCGTCCGCAAGGCGTTCGACATGATGTGCGAGCGGGCCCTCTCCCGGGTCACCAAGGGCGAGGTGCTGGCCCGCAAGCAGCTGGTGCAGGAGATGATCGCCGACTCCTGGATCCAGATCGAGCAGTTCCGGCTGCTCGTGCTGCAGACCGCGTGGAGGATCGACCGCTACAAGGACTACCAGAAGGTCCGCGCCGACATCTCGGCCGTGAAGGCGGCCATGCCGGCCGTGCTCCACGACGTCGCCTCCCGCGCGCTGCAGATCCACGGCTCGCTCGGGGTGTCCGACGAGATGCCGTTCGGCTCGATGGTGCTCGAGTCGTTCCACATGGGCCTCGCCGACGGGGCCACCGAGGTCCACAAGGTCACCCTCGCGAAGGTCCTGCTGAAGGACCACCGGCCGAGCGACGACCTCTTCCCGACCCAGCACCTCCCGAAGCTCCGCGCCCACGCGCAGGCGAAGTTCGACGACGAGCTGAGCGCCGTCGGCTCGGCCTGACCACGACCGTCCATCCAGGGGGATCGACATGGGGAAGCTGCAGGACCGTGTCGCCGTCATCACCGGCGGCACGCGCGGCATCGGCCGGGGGATCGCCGAGGCCTACCTCGACGAGGGCGCCAAGGTCGTCGTGAACGGCCGCTCGCCGGAGAAGGGCCGCCAGGCCCTCGAGGAGATGAAGGCCGGCGACCGGGCCCACTTCGTCGCCGGCGACGTCACGTCCCAGGCCGACGTCGAGGCGCTGATCGACGAGGCCGCGGCGCGCTACGGGTCGGTCGACATCCTCGTCAACAACGCCGGCGGATCGGACCGCTTCGCGCTCGTCCACGAGCTGTCCGACGAGGCCTGGCAGTTCGCCCTCGACTTCAACCTCAACGCCTCGTTCTGGGGCACGAGGCGGGCCCTGCCCCACATGCTCGACCGCGGCTGGGGCCGGGTGATCTTCATCTCCTCCACGGAGGGCAAGCAGGCCTCCAAGGCGATGGTGAGCCACTACATCACCAACAAGCACGCCATCCACGGGCTGACCAAGGCCGTCGCCTTCGAGTACGGGCCGCGGGGCATCACCAGCAACGCCATCTGCCCCGGCTCGGTGGAGACCGACCTCACGAGGACGGTCGGGCCCGACGCCGCCGAGGCCATGGGCATCAGCTACGAGCAGTTCCTCGAGAACTACGCGCAGGAGTCGATGATCAAGCGGCTCAACACGGTGGAGGAGGTCGCCGCCGTGGCGGTCCTCCTGGCGAGCGACGAGGGCGGCGGGATCACGGGAGCGATGATCAACGTCGACGGGGGTACCGCGTCATGGTGATGGAGCAGGAGCACGCCACCGGCCCTGGCGGGGTGCCCGCCCTGTCGGTCGACATCGGCCAGCCCGGCCCCGTCCTCTCCCACTTCGAGGAGTGGGACCGGCTGCGGGACCGGTACCCGGCCTTCTGGAACGAGGTCGGCGACGGCCACTGGGTGCTCACCCGCTTCGAGTCGATGCGCCGAGCCCTCCAGCACGTCGAGGTGTTCTCGACCGAGTCGACGATCGTCTCCGACCCGAACCCCGACTACCTGCTGCTCCCGCTGTTCCTCCCGCCGGACCTCCACACCAAGTACCGCCAGCTCTACAACGCCCGCTTCTCGCCCGGCGCGGTGAACCGCCTCAGCCCGATCGCCCGCCAGGCGTGCCTCGAGACCATCGAGCGATTCAGGGACCGCGGGCACTGCGAGTTCATGGAGGAGTTCGCCGACGTCTACCCGACGCAGGTGTTCCTCATCGCCCTGAACCTCCCGCTCGAGGACACCGACCAGTTCGTCACGTGGGTCCGGGCCATCTTCAAGGGCCTGGCCGGGGTCGACCAGGAGGGCGGCGCGGCCGCGCAGGGCGAGGTCATGCAGTACATGGAGCGCCTCGTCGACGACCGCATGGCCAACCCCCGCGACCCGGACACGGACATGGTCACCTACCTCGTCCAGGCGAAGATCGACGGGGAGCCGATCAGCCGCGAGTACCTGCTCTCGATGCTGATGACCCTCGTGCTCGCCGGCCTCGACACCACGAAGAGCCAGCTCGGTTACAACTTCCACTACCTCGCCACCCACCCGGAGGACCGGCGCCGGCTGGTCGAGGACCCCGGCCTGATCCCCTCGGCCATCGAGGAGCTGCTGCGGTTCAACGCGTTCGTGCCGCCGGCCCGCAAGCTCCAGTCCGACATCGAGTACGAGGGCTGCCCCATGAAGAAGGGGCAGATGGTCCTCATGCCGCTGTGGTCCGGGTGCCGGGACACGGGCGCGTTCGAGGACGCGGACAAGGTCGTGATCGACCGCAACCCGAACCGCCACATCGCGTTCGGCGCCGGGCCCCACCGCTGCGCCGGGGCCCACCTGGCCCGCCGCGAGCTCCTGATCGCCATGGAGGAGTGGCACCGGCTGATCCCGGACTACGAGATCGTCACCGACGAGCCGCTGACCGAGCACGGGTGGCAGTGCGGGCTGGACCTGCTGCCGCTCTCGTGGTCGGTCTGACGAGAGGAGCACGCCGTGCGCATCGCCGTGAGCCAGGAGCTGTGCAGCGGCCAGGGCCGCTGCTACGCGGTCGCCGGGGAGGTGTACCAGGCCGACGACGAGGGGTTCTGCGCGCAGTCCGGCACCCAGTTCGACGTGCCGCCCGGCCTCGAGGAGCAGGCCAGGCTGGGCGCCGACACCTGCCCGGAGGGCGCCATCACGATCGTCGACGGGGCCTAGGCGCGCGGTGGGCGACGCCATCGCCGCGCTCGTCGACCGGCAGGCGGTCGTGGACGTGTGCGTCCGCTACGCCGCGGCCCTCGACCGGCGCGACTGGGACCTGCTGCGGCAGTGCTTCGCGCCGGACGTCGTCGCCGAGTTCGAGGGGATGGGCACCCTCGACGGCTACGAGGCGGTGGAGGCGGCGTGCCGCGGCGCCCTCGAGCCGCTGTCGGCCAGCCAGCACCTGCTCGGCAACCACGAGGTGCGCGTCGACGGCGACGTCGCCCACGCCTCCACCTACTTCCAGGCCCAACACGTCCGGCCGGGGACCGAGGGCGGCGCCAACTACATCGTCGCCGGCACCTACACCGACCGCCTGGCCCGCGACGGCGACGGCTGGCGGATCGTCCACCGCCGGCTGGACGTCGTGTGGACGGACGGCAACAGCGCGGTGCTCGGCGGCTGAGCACCAGGACACCAAGGAGGACCGGATGCAGCTCCGGCCAGGCACCAAGTTGAAGAGCGCGGTCGACACCACCGAGGTGGTCGTCGTCAAGGCGCCGAAGGACGACGTCGACCTGCGGTGCGGCGGCCACCCGATGGTGGCCGGGGGCGACGCGCCCGGCGACGCCACGGTCGACGCCGCCCACAGCGCGGGCACGAAGATCGGCAAGCGCTACGCCGACGAGTCGGTCGGCATCGAGGTCCTCTGCACCAAGGGCGGCGAGGCCTCGCTGGCCCTCGGCGACGAGCCGTTGCTGCTGAAGGACGCCAAGCCCCTGCCGTCCTCGGACTGATCGGGGGCCACCGTGCATCTGTCGACCCTCCCCGAGATGGCGGCCGAGGGCTTCGGCGAGCGAGTCGGCTTCGGCTCCCGCCACGGCGGCCTCACCTACGGCGAGCTGCTGGACCAGGCCCGCCGCACGGCCGTCTGGGCCGCCGACAAGGGCGTCGAGCGGGTCGGCCTCGTCGACGTGAACTCCGAGGCCGTCCCCATGCTCCTGTTCGGCAGCGGGCTCGCCGGCCTGCCGTACGTCCCCCTGAACTACCGGCTGGCCGACGACCAGCTGCGGGCCATCCTCGCCCGCATCGCCCCGGCCGTCGCCGTCGTCGAGGACCCCGTGCCCGGCCGGGTCGGCGAGGTCGAAGGGGTCGAGCTCGTCACGAGGGCCGACTTCCTCGCCCAGCTGAAGGAGGTCGACGACGAGGCCGCTGCGGACGTCACCACGCCCGGCGACCCCGACGACGTGGCCATCCTGCTGTTCACGAGCGGCACCACCGGCGACCCGAAGGCGGCCGTCCTCCGCCACCGCCACCTGACGTCCTACGTGATCGGCACCGTGGAGTTCATGGGCGCCGACGAGGAGGAGGCCGCGCTCGTCAGCGTGCCGCCGTACCACGTGGCCGGCACGTCGGCCGTGCTCACCGGCGTGTTCAGCGGGCGGAGGACGTACTACCTGTCCGCCTTCACCGCCGAGGACTGGGTGGCGGCGGCGCGCGACGAGGCGGTGACCCAGGCGATGGTCGTGCCGACGATGCTGGCCCGGCTCCTCGACGTGCTCGAGCGGGAGGACGAGCACCTCCCGAGGCTGCGCCACCTGTCCTACGGGGGCGGGAAGATGCCGGTGCCGGTCATCGAGCGGGCGCTCGGGTGGCTGCCCCACGTCGACTTCGTCAACGCCTACGGGCTGACCGAGACGAGCTCGACGATCGCCGTGCTCACCCCCGAGGACCACCGGGACGCCATCGGCAGCACGGACCCGCTGGTCCGCCGCCGGCTGGGCTCGGTGGGGCGGCCCCTGCCCACGCTCGAGGTCGAGATCCGCGACGCCCGCGGCAACCGCACGGACCCCGGCGTGCCCGGCGAGATCTGGGTGCGGGGCGAGCAGGTGGCCGGCGAGTACCTCGGGCGAGAGGACGTGATGGAGGACGGCTGGTTCCCGACGAGGGACGGCGGGATCCTCGACCACGACGGCTACCTGTACCTGTCGGGGCGCCTCGACGACGTCATCGTCCGGGGCGGCGAGAACATGTCGCCGGGCGAGATCGAGGACGTGCTCATGGCCCACCCGGCGGTGGCCGACGCCGGCGTGGTCGGCGTGGCCGACACGGAGTGGGGCGAGAAGGTCGTGGCCGCCGTCGTCCTCGCCGAGGGGCGGTCGGCCACCGAGGACGAGCTCAGGGAGTGGGTCAGGAAGGAGCTGCGCTCCTCGAAGACGCCGTCGCACGTCGAGATCCGCGACGCCCTGCCCTACAACGAGACCGGCAAGCTCCTGCGCCGGATCCTGAAGGCCGAGCTCTCGACCGTCTACGGCGCCTCGATCAGCTAGCGGCGCCGGTCACTACCGGTTGGCGTCCAGGTAGCTGCGGAGGACGGCGAGGAGCGCCTCCTTCTGCGCGTCGGTGAGCCGCTCGTCGCGCCGGATGGCGTCCTCGGTCGACACCGCCTCGTCGCCGAGGGGGATGCCGGCCGCGTCCATGATCAGCTGGGCGGGGCGGAGGCCGAGGCTCTCCGCCAGCTGGCGCAGGACCCGGATCGACGGCTCGTGGAGGCCCCGCTCCAGCTGGCTCATGTACGTGTCGGACAGGTCGGCCAGCCGGGCCAGCTCGCGCTGGGACAGCCGGTGCAGCTGGCGCTGGGCCCTGATGTGCTCGCCGAGGCGCCGCAGGTGGTCCTTCCACAGCGCCTCGGCCGCATCCATGGGCGGGTGACGCTACCGCCCGTCCGCGTCGGCCTTCTCGCCGGCGACCGGGGCCCACGCCCCGAGCAGCTCCATGGCGAAGCGCTTGTTGGCCTCGAGGAGCTTGGCCTGGAGGTCGAAGGCCTGCTCGGCGACCTGGGTGGGGGCGGCGGCGTCGACCGGCCACGGCACCGACGGGACGACGTCGGCGGCCCGGCCGGCCAGCTCGCGGTTGGCGTCGAGGATGCGCTCCTGGACGGAGGTGACGAGGTCGATGACGGTG includes these proteins:
- a CDS encoding acyl-CoA dehydrogenase family protein; this encodes MSWDFETDPEFQRELDWVDEFVREEVEPVDQVIRHAWDMGDPVRMRLIPPLQEQVRERSLWGAHLGPHLGGQGYGQLKLALLNEILGRTHSGPIVFGCHAPDSGNAEILATYGSERLKKEYLEPLLANEIVSAFSMTEPQGGSDPTQFVTRAELDGDEWVINGEKWFTSHGNFASFLVVVAVTDPDADPYRRMSMFVVPSDTPGIEIVRNVPVYGHGDLGTHSYIRYRDVRVPRENLLGERGAGFVVAQTRLGGGRIHHAMRTVGLVRKAFDMMCERALSRVTKGEVLARKQLVQEMIADSWIQIEQFRLLVLQTAWRIDRYKDYQKVRADISAVKAAMPAVLHDVASRALQIHGSLGVSDEMPFGSMVLESFHMGLADGATEVHKVTLAKVLLKDHRPSDDLFPTQHLPKLRAHAQAKFDDELSAVGSA
- a CDS encoding cytochrome P450, which encodes MEQEHATGPGGVPALSVDIGQPGPVLSHFEEWDRLRDRYPAFWNEVGDGHWVLTRFESMRRALQHVEVFSTESTIVSDPNPDYLLLPLFLPPDLHTKYRQLYNARFSPGAVNRLSPIARQACLETIERFRDRGHCEFMEEFADVYPTQVFLIALNLPLEDTDQFVTWVRAIFKGLAGVDQEGGAAAQGEVMQYMERLVDDRMANPRDPDTDMVTYLVQAKIDGEPISREYLLSMLMTLVLAGLDTTKSQLGYNFHYLATHPEDRRRLVEDPGLIPSAIEELLRFNAFVPPARKLQSDIEYEGCPMKKGQMVLMPLWSGCRDTGAFEDADKVVIDRNPNRHIAFGAGPHRCAGAHLARRELLIAMEEWHRLIPDYEIVTDEPLTEHGWQCGLDLLPLSWSV
- a CDS encoding SDR family NAD(P)-dependent oxidoreductase; protein product: MGKLQDRVAVITGGTRGIGRGIAEAYLDEGAKVVVNGRSPEKGRQALEEMKAGDRAHFVAGDVTSQADVEALIDEAAARYGSVDILVNNAGGSDRFALVHELSDEAWQFALDFNLNASFWGTRRALPHMLDRGWGRVIFISSTEGKQASKAMVSHYITNKHAIHGLTKAVAFEYGPRGITSNAICPGSVETDLTRTVGPDAAEAMGISYEQFLENYAQESMIKRLNTVEEVAAVAVLLASDEGGGITGAMINVDGGTASW
- a CDS encoding ferredoxin, encoding MRIAVSQELCSGQGRCYAVAGEVYQADDEGFCAQSGTQFDVPPGLEEQARLGADTCPEGAITIVDGA
- a CDS encoding nuclear transport factor 2 family protein, coding for MGDAIAALVDRQAVVDVCVRYAAALDRRDWDLLRQCFAPDVVAEFEGMGTLDGYEAVEAACRGALEPLSASQHLLGNHEVRVDGDVAHASTYFQAQHVRPGTEGGANYIVAGTYTDRLARDGDGWRIVHRRLDVVWTDGNSAVLGG
- a CDS encoding helix-turn-helix transcriptional regulator → MDAAEALWKDHLRRLGEHIRAQRQLHRLSQRELARLADLSDTYMSQLERGLHEPSIRVLRQLAESLGLRPAQLIMDAAGIPLGDEAVSTEDAIRRDERLTDAQKEALLAVLRSYLDANR
- a CDS encoding class I adenylate-forming enzyme family protein, with protein sequence MHLSTLPEMAAEGFGERVGFGSRHGGLTYGELLDQARRTAVWAADKGVERVGLVDVNSEAVPMLLFGSGLAGLPYVPLNYRLADDQLRAILARIAPAVAVVEDPVPGRVGEVEGVELVTRADFLAQLKEVDDEAAADVTTPGDPDDVAILLFTSGTTGDPKAAVLRHRHLTSYVIGTVEFMGADEEEAALVSVPPYHVAGTSAVLTGVFSGRRTYYLSAFTAEDWVAAARDEAVTQAMVVPTMLARLLDVLEREDEHLPRLRHLSYGGGKMPVPVIERALGWLPHVDFVNAYGLTETSSTIAVLTPEDHRDAIGSTDPLVRRRLGSVGRPLPTLEVEIRDARGNRTDPGVPGEIWVRGEQVAGEYLGREDVMEDGWFPTRDGGILDHDGYLYLSGRLDDVIVRGGENMSPGEIEDVLMAHPAVADAGVVGVADTEWGEKVVAAVVLAEGRSATEDELREWVRKELRSSKTPSHVEIRDALPYNETGKLLRRILKAELSTVYGASIS